One Polynucleobacter sp. MG-5-Ahmo-C2 genomic window carries:
- a CDS encoding ATP-binding protein, giving the protein MAQIKDDAISPDVVAISDRLIGKIQPSDSEKQWIDANHKIRFWVSAEAPPYFYDKKQPVGLAIDYAKITCAVYKLNCEFKDQFSGSFSEAIPFIGTANGPDVFMTGRFLPERLKYVLYTNQYLFSPWVIITRTDSARIISLGDLSGKKIVGVKGFVVNGLVRKEVSDFEFIEKKTQHEALQAISSGVGDAYVADLVNATFMIAQYGFSNLTVAAPTNFPIQGESMMVRKDWPELVTLTNKVLDTLTEQEKQSLKEKWFSVRFDYGYWRIVAIYASIFGVMLLLGLILFWSWNKRLKKEKAQIQMLLDERDFMVGSLLKANKTAATGALSASIAHELNQPLGASNLNIQFLKMKLENGALNPELGKEILDSLEQDNTRAATIVKSLRSIFTDGESNTQAVQLGDLVSSVLEIVKPELKSKNIQIQLRVDDDLVIMVNPSEIEQVILNLLNNAIQALAKSGTLQHRIALEATKVGQSVRLSVSDNGPGVPVEFKPQLFELLSTTKQTGMGLGLWLCKHIVTRYSGSIHHEDLVGGGTRFVIELPSAAYS; this is encoded by the coding sequence TTGGCTCAGATAAAAGATGATGCTATTAGCCCAGATGTTGTAGCGATTTCAGATCGCTTGATTGGGAAAATTCAGCCATCGGATTCTGAAAAACAGTGGATCGATGCCAATCATAAAATTAGATTTTGGGTAAGTGCTGAAGCCCCGCCATATTTTTACGATAAAAAGCAGCCCGTTGGCTTGGCAATAGATTACGCCAAGATTACATGTGCGGTATATAAGCTAAATTGCGAATTCAAAGATCAATTCTCTGGCTCTTTTTCTGAGGCAATCCCTTTTATAGGAACAGCGAATGGTCCAGATGTGTTCATGACTGGCAGATTTTTACCAGAACGACTGAAGTATGTGCTGTATACAAATCAGTACCTTTTCTCTCCATGGGTAATTATCACTAGGACCGATAGCGCGCGAATTATTTCGCTTGGTGATCTGTCTGGAAAAAAAATTGTAGGCGTTAAGGGCTTTGTCGTAAATGGCTTGGTGCGTAAAGAGGTATCTGATTTTGAGTTTATCGAAAAAAAGACACAACATGAAGCGCTACAAGCCATTTCATCGGGCGTTGGCGATGCTTATGTCGCGGACTTAGTCAATGCTACTTTTATGATCGCTCAGTATGGTTTTTCGAATCTTACAGTAGCGGCCCCTACAAACTTTCCCATTCAGGGTGAGTCTATGATGGTTAGAAAGGATTGGCCTGAGTTAGTCACCTTAACCAACAAAGTGCTCGACACATTAACTGAGCAGGAAAAGCAAAGCCTAAAAGAAAAATGGTTTTCAGTACGATTTGATTATGGTTATTGGCGTATTGTGGCAATTTACGCATCCATCTTTGGGGTGATGCTATTGCTGGGACTCATTCTTTTTTGGTCTTGGAATAAAAGGCTGAAAAAAGAAAAAGCACAAATACAAATGTTATTAGACGAACGCGATTTTATGGTTGGCTCACTACTAAAAGCCAATAAGACCGCGGCGACTGGTGCCCTATCGGCATCCATTGCGCACGAACTCAATCAACCACTTGGCGCATCGAATCTGAATATTCAGTTTCTTAAAATGAAATTAGAAAATGGGGCTCTTAATCCTGAGTTGGGTAAAGAAATCTTGGATTCACTTGAGCAAGATAATACGAGGGCTGCGACGATTGTTAAATCCCTCAGATCAATCTTTACAGATGGCGAATCCAACACTCAAGCAGTTCAATTGGGCGACTTGGTTTCAAGCGTTCTAGAGATTGTCAAGCCAGAGCTTAAGAGCAAGAATATTCAAATTCAGCTTCGAGTCGATGATGATCTGGTGATTATGGTGAATCCATCTGAAATCGAGCAAGTCATATTAAATCTACTGAATAACGCAATTCAGGCTTTGGCTAAGTCAGGAACGCTCCAGCATCGTATAGCATTAGAGGCTACTAAGGTTGGTCAGTCCGTCCGTCTCAGTGTTTCTGACAATGGGCCAGGTGTGCCCGTTGAATTCAAACCCCAGCTTTTTGAGCTCCTGAGTACAACCAAGCAGACTGGTATGGGTCTAGGTTTATGGCTTTGTAAGCATATTGTTACTAGATATAGTGGCTCAATCCATCATGAGGATTTGGTTGGCGGTGGTACACGGTTTGTCATTGAATTGCCATCTGCTGCCTATAGCTAG
- the cydB gene encoding cytochrome d ubiquinol oxidase subunit II encodes MIPNLSEPSGWLPLFFLVAMGIAMVAYVVLDGYDLGVGILLNQASDSEKDIMISSIGPFWDANETWLVLGVGVLLIAFPMAHGIILTELYLPVGIMLAGLILRGVSFDFRAKAHLSQKAVWNFLFFFGSFLAAASQGVMVGREVIGFDSGYLGWIFSFIVALCLPAGYALLGASWLIMKTSGELQLKAVGWARKCLLLTALGVGIISVATPFFSSAIAAKWFNLPNIFFLLPFPVLTLACFVLIDLNLIKMQRDKPAAVWIPFALSVAIFVLAFLGIAYSMFPYIVVDKMTIWEAASATESLWVIFWGAVIVLPTIIGYTIYSYKIFWGKTEPLSYY; translated from the coding sequence ATGATTCCTAATTTATCTGAACCATCGGGTTGGTTGCCACTTTTCTTTTTGGTTGCAATGGGCATTGCTATGGTCGCTTATGTTGTTCTGGACGGATATGACCTAGGCGTTGGCATCTTATTAAATCAGGCAAGCGATTCTGAAAAAGACATCATGATTTCATCAATCGGCCCTTTTTGGGATGCGAATGAAACGTGGTTAGTGCTTGGAGTTGGCGTACTCTTGATTGCCTTTCCAATGGCACATGGAATCATTCTGACCGAGCTTTATTTGCCTGTGGGCATCATGTTGGCCGGCTTAATATTGCGAGGCGTATCTTTTGACTTTCGCGCAAAAGCACATTTGAGCCAGAAGGCAGTCTGGAATTTTTTATTCTTTTTTGGTAGTTTCTTGGCGGCGGCATCCCAAGGTGTGATGGTTGGTAGAGAGGTGATTGGTTTTGATTCGGGCTACTTAGGTTGGATATTTTCTTTCATCGTGGCGCTTTGTCTGCCTGCTGGATATGCTCTATTAGGAGCCAGCTGGCTGATTATGAAGACGTCTGGCGAGTTACAACTTAAGGCTGTTGGCTGGGCAAGAAAATGCCTCTTATTAACGGCGCTAGGTGTTGGGATTATTTCTGTGGCGACACCATTCTTTAGTTCAGCGATTGCGGCTAAGTGGTTTAACCTTCCTAATATCTTTTTCTTACTTCCTTTTCCAGTTCTGACCCTGGCGTGTTTTGTCTTAATTGATTTGAACTTGATAAAAATGCAAAGAGATAAGCCAGCGGCAGTTTGGATTCCTTTTGCCCTAAGCGTAGCCATCTTTGTTCTGGCTTTTTTAGGAATTGCTTACAGCATGTTTCCTTATATCGTCGTGGACAAAATGACAATCTGGGAAGCGGCTTCCGCTACAGAGTCATTATGGGTAATATTTTGGGGCGCTGTAATTGTGCTACCAACTATTATCGGATACACCATTTATTCCTACAAAATCTTCTGGGGCAAAACTGAGCCGCTTAGTTATTACTAA
- a CDS encoding Crp/Fnr family transcriptional regulator, which yields MIIRSIIQRAYDLNHMDIYIPELLKELLPKGLLGQCHAHHFEKGDYLFHQGKKPEYMFFIVSGEAVLTRISSHGEPTTLQRCKGGFVSEASLLVDAYHCDAIATHNGQAITLPIKSLREALADSKFSMKWVQLLSKEIMRLRTQSERLGLKDIRSKLIHLIETEGKQGVLTLQSDFKSMASEIGVTHEALYRAIATLEKEGLLEKHPDSLELLKKK from the coding sequence TTGATTATTCGCTCAATCATCCAAAGAGCGTATGATTTAAATCATATGGACATCTATATTCCTGAACTGCTAAAGGAGCTCCTGCCCAAAGGACTATTGGGGCAATGTCATGCCCATCACTTTGAAAAAGGTGATTACCTTTTCCATCAGGGCAAAAAACCTGAATACATGTTCTTTATTGTTTCGGGCGAAGCTGTTCTTACGAGAATCAGTAGCCATGGAGAGCCCACTACATTACAAAGATGTAAGGGTGGCTTTGTCAGTGAAGCCAGTTTGTTAGTAGATGCTTATCACTGTGATGCTATTGCGACTCACAATGGACAAGCGATCACGCTACCCATTAAATCTTTAAGAGAAGCACTCGCCGATAGCAAGTTCTCAATGAAATGGGTGCAGTTGCTTAGCAAAGAGATCATGCGCCTTCGAACACAATCTGAACGATTGGGACTTAAAGACATTCGCAGTAAATTAATTCATCTGATTGAGACCGAAGGCAAACAAGGCGTATTGACACTTCAGTCTGATTTCAAATCCATGGCTTCAGAGATCGGCGTTACGCATGAGGCGTTATATAGGGCTATCGCCACATTAGAAAAAGAAGGTCTACTAGAAAAACATCCTGATTCCTTGGAATTGCTAAAGAAAAAATAA
- a CDS encoding DUF2892 domain-containing protein has protein sequence MKCNVGRIDRVLRISVGLVLVGLAASNVVGVWGWIGIIPLATGLFKFCPMYPILGINSCGAGCSNGSCSK, from the coding sequence ATGAAATGTAATGTTGGCCGTATCGATCGCGTACTACGCATCTCTGTTGGACTGGTCTTAGTTGGTTTAGCCGCAAGCAATGTGGTTGGCGTATGGGGCTGGATTGGCATTATTCCTTTGGCAACTGGCTTATTTAAGTTCTGCCCAATGTATCCAATCTTGGGAATCAATTCTTGCGGCGCTGGCTGTAGCAATGGCAGTTGTTCTAAGTAA
- a CDS encoding glycosyltransferase family 2 protein, with translation MITVVIASYRYGHLAAHCIESLLSQTISPARILFVDDGGFDCNHLPALYPDIEYVLRDENLGVVDNFQDMLSRVNTEYVLFIGADNWLRSDAIEMLSNASADIVTYDVIVTGELKKDILMRIPIQAFPHQGDLYWNRQEQHHGSMMYRTALGQKIGYKKRYEDGAHPQEDWNLWDKMLEQGASVASIKEGLLFYRRHRENFLKYSHEIFQIPELEKSYDFE, from the coding sequence ATGATTACTGTCGTTATTGCTTCTTATAGATATGGACACCTTGCCGCCCATTGCATCGAGTCACTGCTCTCCCAAACGATTTCTCCTGCGAGAATTTTATTTGTTGATGATGGTGGCTTTGATTGCAATCATTTACCAGCTTTATATCCTGATATTGAATACGTACTGAGGGATGAAAATTTAGGTGTTGTAGATAACTTTCAAGACATGCTTTCTAGAGTAAATACTGAGTATGTCTTATTTATAGGGGCTGATAATTGGTTGCGCTCAGACGCAATTGAAATGCTATCTAATGCCAGTGCCGATATTGTCACTTACGACGTTATTGTTACCGGAGAATTAAAGAAGGACATCTTAATGCGGATACCCATCCAAGCGTTTCCCCATCAAGGTGATTTATATTGGAATCGTCAAGAACAGCATCACGGATCCATGATGTATAGAACAGCCTTGGGTCAAAAAATCGGCTATAAAAAGAGATATGAAGATGGTGCCCACCCCCAAGAGGATTGGAACCTTTGGGATAAGATGCTTGAACAAGGTGCCTCTGTAGCTAGTATCAAAGAGGGACTTTTATTCTATAGAAGGCACCGAGAAAATTTTTTGAAATACTCTCATGAAATTTTCCAGATACCGGAGTTAGAGAAAAGTTACGACTTTGAATAA
- a CDS encoding helix-turn-helix transcriptional regulator → MKNTQVISAFLALGQETRLNVFRLIVQRGDKGLTPSEIIEKLGIPNATLSFHLKDLLDAELLLVERQSRNLIYRPNAEQVLKLSEFLLDNCCGGKPCSLVQPLQKAKAK, encoded by the coding sequence ATGAAAAATACTCAAGTTATTTCAGCATTTCTCGCACTAGGGCAAGAAACCCGGCTTAATGTATTTCGCCTCATTGTTCAGCGTGGTGATAAGGGATTAACTCCGAGCGAGATTATTGAAAAACTAGGCATTCCTAATGCCACGCTTAGTTTTCACCTAAAAGATTTGCTTGATGCCGAACTCTTGTTGGTTGAGCGTCAAAGCCGTAATTTGATTTATCGCCCAAATGCAGAACAGGTACTAAAGTTAAGTGAGTTTTTATTAGATAACTGCTGTGGTGGTAAACCGTGTAGCCTCGTTCAACCTCTTCAGAAAGCCAAGGCCAAATGA
- a CDS encoding arsenate reductase ArsC: protein MKQYNILFLCTHNSARSIIGEALSSTHPSGKFVGYSAGSSPGTSVNPIAADLAKEMGYDSAKLKSKSWDVYGLPDAPKMDFIITVCDQAAGEQCPYWPGQPVTAHWGFPDQSQVQGTDLEKKAAFVSVMNGLEKRINILAAMPLDKLDSMSLKEIHTKA, encoded by the coding sequence ATGAAACAATACAACATTCTATTTTTATGCACCCATAACTCAGCCCGCTCAATTATTGGTGAGGCACTTTCTTCTACTCACCCAAGTGGCAAGTTTGTTGGTTATTCAGCGGGTTCTAGTCCAGGCACTTCTGTTAATCCCATTGCAGCCGACCTCGCAAAAGAAATGGGCTATGACTCAGCCAAGCTCAAAAGCAAAAGTTGGGATGTCTATGGGCTGCCTGATGCTCCTAAGATGGATTTCATCATTACTGTTTGTGATCAAGCTGCTGGCGAGCAATGCCCTTATTGGCCGGGCCAGCCTGTGACTGCTCACTGGGGCTTTCCAGATCAATCACAAGTTCAGGGTACAGACTTAGAAAAGAAAGCCGCTTTCGTAAGCGTTATGAATGGACTTGAAAAGCGAATTAACATTCTTGCCGCAATGCCATTGGATAAACTAGATTCAATGAGCCTAAAAGAGATTCACACAAAAGCATGA
- a CDS encoding MIP/aquaporin family protein: MKSYLSEFIGTALLLAIVTGSGIMGETLGAGNAAVALLGNSIATGAGLYVLITLLGPISGAHFNPVVTLMFWKLGHLDLKKMLGYWVCQFSGAIAGIWLTHLMYSLSIIQESTKVRAGPGIWVSEFVSTLALLAVIRIGDKEAKDRVPMLVALTVTAGYWFTSSTFFANPAVALARSLTNTFVGIAPNDVFGFALFEVLAALVMLVLFCHSKRQS, translated from the coding sequence ATGAAATCTTACCTCTCTGAATTTATTGGCACAGCCCTGCTACTAGCAATCGTTACCGGCTCGGGAATTATGGGCGAGACATTGGGGGCTGGTAATGCTGCAGTCGCGCTTCTAGGAAACAGCATTGCCACCGGAGCAGGCTTATATGTGCTAATTACTTTGCTTGGACCCATTTCTGGTGCGCATTTCAATCCAGTCGTTACATTGATGTTTTGGAAGTTGGGCCATCTCGATTTGAAAAAAATGTTGGGCTACTGGGTTTGTCAGTTCAGTGGCGCTATTGCTGGAATATGGCTGACCCATTTAATGTACAGTCTGTCCATAATTCAAGAATCTACCAAGGTCAGAGCAGGCCCAGGTATTTGGGTAAGTGAATTTGTATCAACCCTCGCATTACTCGCGGTAATTCGTATTGGTGACAAAGAGGCTAAAGATAGAGTACCCATGCTTGTAGCCCTAACTGTCACAGCAGGCTATTGGTTTACTTCTTCAACATTTTTTGCCAATCCTGCCGTTGCCCTAGCAAGAAGTTTGACAAATACATTTGTTGGAATCGCCCCGAATGATGTTTTCGGATTTGCGCTTTTTGAAGTGCTGGCGGCATTGGTGATGCTAGTATTGTTTTGTCATTCAAAGCGGCAGTCTTAG
- a CDS encoding YeeE/YedE thiosulfate transporter family protein: protein MSIDQLLGLATGVIFGFLLQKGRVLRYDKQVAALLLKDMTIFKFMLSAIVVGMFGVLALHEMGLITLSLKAMNVGGILVGGALFGVGWAVLGYCPGTSVGAVGEGRWTAIFGVIGMVVGAGIYAQMYPFFKSTVLAWADLGKIGLPETLGVNQWVVAVVFALITLGMFRWFEKKGL, encoded by the coding sequence ATGTCTATAGATCAACTATTAGGATTAGCAACTGGCGTTATCTTTGGTTTCTTATTACAAAAAGGGCGTGTTCTACGCTATGACAAGCAAGTTGCCGCATTGCTATTAAAAGACATGACAATATTTAAGTTCATGCTCTCAGCCATTGTTGTGGGTATGTTTGGTGTTTTAGCTTTGCATGAGATGGGGCTTATTACATTGAGCCTTAAAGCAATGAATGTCGGTGGCATTTTGGTGGGCGGCGCATTGTTTGGTGTGGGTTGGGCAGTCTTGGGCTATTGTCCTGGCACCTCAGTAGGCGCAGTGGGTGAAGGTCGCTGGACTGCAATCTTTGGCGTGATTGGTATGGTTGTAGGCGCAGGAATTTATGCCCAAATGTATCCATTCTTTAAATCAACGGTGCTTGCTTGGGCCGACTTAGGAAAGATTGGATTACCCGAGACTCTTGGCGTTAATCAATGGGTTGTTGCCGTAGTATTCGCGTTGATTACTCTTGGTATGTTTCGCTGGTTTGAGAAAAAAGGACTTTGA
- a CDS encoding type II toxin-antitoxin system Phd/YefM family antitoxin — translation MTTITASEARAGLYRLIDQTAESHKPVVISGKRANAVLVSEEDWSAIQETLYLLAIPGMRESIKDAMAEPIAKSKRALKW, via the coding sequence ATGACCACAATAACCGCAAGCGAAGCACGCGCCGGTCTCTACCGGTTGATTGATCAGACAGCAGAGTCACACAAGCCAGTAGTTATTTCTGGTAAGCGAGCAAATGCGGTTTTAGTTTCTGAAGAAGATTGGAGCGCTATTCAGGAGACGCTGTATCTATTGGCAATTCCAGGAATGCGTGAATCAATTAAAGACGCTATGGCTGAGCCTATTGCTAAAAGTAAAAGGGCATTGAAGTGGTGA
- a CDS encoding DUF4239 domain-containing protein, translating into MIKILNSWPDWLIILLFSIACLIAMYSLHAILRPILNKLIPGEERELSISIHSTMVSALAAIIAFSMVQALTNFQKSDAIVSLEATQINNLDRLLTRYGDHKFDVIRSDLLAYTESIVKDEWPTLYEGHGSDKTQKLFLPVARAAVGIKPSNGREEMLYGEIVKLTESIAESRDSRIEIAHIQIPYIYWLAIAILFVAKTLLSSAYKPSREESFSLGVQMVVLASLLAIVFIFDQPFLGETAIQPDAIVDTIKLMKARQM; encoded by the coding sequence ATGATCAAGATACTTAATTCATGGCCTGATTGGCTAATTATTCTGCTGTTCTCAATAGCCTGCTTAATTGCGATGTATTCACTTCATGCCATTCTAAGGCCTATTTTAAATAAGTTGATACCGGGCGAGGAACGAGAACTATCAATCAGTATCCACAGCACCATGGTGTCGGCCTTAGCGGCAATCATCGCGTTTTCAATGGTTCAAGCCTTAACCAATTTTCAAAAATCTGACGCGATTGTTTCGCTTGAGGCAACCCAAATTAACAATCTGGATCGGTTATTGACTCGCTATGGCGACCATAAGTTTGATGTCATAAGATCAGACCTACTTGCTTACACCGAATCAATTGTGAAAGATGAGTGGCCCACTCTTTATGAGGGGCACGGAAGCGATAAAACCCAAAAACTATTTTTGCCTGTAGCACGAGCGGCTGTGGGCATTAAGCCATCAAATGGTCGTGAAGAAATGCTTTACGGTGAAATAGTCAAATTAACCGAATCTATAGCAGAGTCACGAGATTCAAGAATTGAGATTGCCCATATTCAAATCCCATATATTTATTGGCTGGCAATCGCCATTCTTTTTGTGGCCAAGACATTGCTTTCTTCAGCTTATAAGCCCTCCCGTGAAGAGTCATTTTCTTTGGGCGTTCAGATGGTGGTGCTCGCCTCGCTCTTGGCCATCGTATTCATTTTTGATCAGCCATTCCTAGGGGAGACGGCAATTCAGCCTGATGCGATTGTTGACACAATTAAACTAATGAAAGCAAGGCAGATGTAG
- a CDS encoding heavy-metal-associated domain-containing protein, producing METINLTVSGMTCGACVKHVEKAINSIAGVQKVEVDLASGAVKVEGNISQQVKEIIAALEEDGYPAKISSDASPQAKAKSGSCKSGTSCCCN from the coding sequence ATGGAAACAATCAATTTAACGGTAAGTGGAATGACTTGTGGTGCTTGCGTAAAGCATGTTGAAAAAGCCATTAATTCAATTGCTGGGGTGCAAAAGGTTGAGGTAGATCTTGCCTCTGGCGCAGTCAAGGTTGAAGGCAATATCTCGCAACAGGTAAAAGAGATTATTGCGGCATTAGAAGAGGATGGTTATCCCGCAAAGATCAGTTCTGATGCATCGCCTCAAGCAAAGGCTAAGAGTGGTTCTTGTAAGAGTGGCACAAGTTGTTGCTGTAACTAA
- a CDS encoding cytochrome ubiquinol oxidase subunit I, translated as MLDTLILSRIQFASNMTFHILFPTISIALGWVLFYFKVKFNKTGDSIWSDAYQFWVKIFALTFALGVVSGITMSFQFGTNWPGYMETVGNIAGPLLGYEVLSAFFLEATFLGIMLFGSKRVSQRAHTVATFLVAFGTSLSAFWIIALDSWMQTPQGFVMINGQAHATSWIEIVFNPSMPYRLFHMMTASFLTVTFLIAGISAYRYLKGINLSGNRALIKLAMSVAVVLTPFQIVLGDLHGLNTLEYQPVKVAAMEGIWETTKGAPAVLFAIPDESLKANQYEIAIPKLASLYLTHSLDGEVKGLDAFPGATPPVKPVFFAFRIMVGIGMLMLFTAGIGFYLTRKSKELPRWFLKALNVMTFSGWLGVLAGWYVTEIGRQPYLVSGVLKTADAVTKVPTNMILGTLVMYVVLYLGLIVSYIWVVFYLARQTNPVHIIDGQKSGLTNSIAGA; from the coding sequence ATGCTTGATACGCTTATTTTGAGCAGAATTCAATTTGCTTCGAATATGACCTTTCATATTCTTTTCCCAACGATATCCATTGCATTGGGGTGGGTACTCTTCTATTTCAAAGTTAAATTTAATAAAACAGGCGATTCGATATGGAGTGATGCTTATCAATTCTGGGTCAAGATATTTGCCTTAACTTTTGCTCTGGGTGTTGTTAGTGGCATTACGATGAGCTTTCAGTTTGGAACCAATTGGCCTGGATATATGGAGACTGTAGGCAATATCGCAGGGCCATTACTGGGTTATGAGGTTTTATCCGCATTCTTTCTTGAGGCAACTTTTTTAGGAATCATGTTGTTTGGCTCTAAGCGAGTCTCTCAAAGGGCTCATACTGTCGCCACATTTCTAGTTGCTTTCGGTACTTCGCTTTCAGCATTTTGGATCATTGCATTAGATTCATGGATGCAAACTCCACAAGGGTTTGTGATGATCAATGGACAAGCACATGCGACCAGTTGGATTGAGATTGTCTTTAATCCTTCGATGCCCTATCGCTTGTTCCATATGATGACAGCCTCATTTTTGACGGTAACATTTTTAATTGCAGGCATTTCTGCTTATCGATATTTAAAGGGCATTAATCTTTCTGGCAACCGAGCCCTGATTAAGTTAGCAATGTCTGTAGCGGTTGTATTGACACCATTTCAAATTGTGCTTGGTGATTTGCATGGCCTAAATACGTTAGAGTATCAGCCTGTAAAAGTGGCGGCAATGGAGGGAATTTGGGAAACAACAAAAGGTGCCCCTGCGGTTTTGTTTGCCATACCCGATGAAAGCCTTAAAGCTAATCAATATGAAATAGCCATTCCAAAGCTGGCATCTTTATATTTGACTCACTCATTAGATGGAGAGGTGAAAGGTTTAGATGCCTTCCCTGGCGCTACTCCACCAGTTAAGCCCGTGTTTTTTGCTTTTCGCATTATGGTCGGCATTGGTATGTTGATGCTCTTTACTGCAGGCATTGGCTTTTATCTGACCAGAAAAAGTAAAGAATTACCAAGGTGGTTCTTAAAAGCTCTAAACGTTATGACATTTTCTGGTTGGCTAGGAGTGCTTGCTGGTTGGTACGTGACTGAAATTGGTAGACAGCCCTATCTTGTTAGTGGAGTCCTAAAAACGGCTGATGCAGTTACTAAAGTGCCTACTAATATGATTTTGGGAACCTTGGTGATGTACGTAGTACTTTATTTGGGACTCATTGTTTCTTACATTTGGGTGGTTTTTTATTTGGCAAGACAAACTAATCCTGTGCATATTATTGATGGGCAAAAATCAGGCTTGACCAACAGCATTGCCGGAGCATAA
- a CDS encoding DUF1003 domain-containing protein, translating to MTIATPTNQELQVLEALRAHRRKHRAGLPLQSSAHIEQPIGSLTIGQKISDVVAKTVGSWKFIIIQSVCISTWIVYNSISNSNTWDPYPFILLNLMLSFQAAYTAPAIMMSQNRLSEIDRQQANNDFEVNVKAELEIELLHQKIDMMKEKELFALTKAVEALSQKFDSYRK from the coding sequence ATGACAATAGCTACGCCCACCAATCAAGAGCTACAAGTTTTAGAGGCTCTGCGTGCCCACAGAAGAAAGCACCGCGCCGGTCTTCCCCTTCAAAGTTCTGCGCACATAGAACAGCCCATCGGATCATTAACTATCGGGCAAAAAATATCAGATGTGGTAGCAAAGACCGTGGGATCTTGGAAGTTCATCATTATCCAAAGTGTATGTATCTCTACTTGGATTGTTTATAACTCAATAAGCAACAGCAATACTTGGGATCCGTACCCCTTTATTCTTTTAAATCTAATGCTGTCATTTCAGGCTGCCTATACCGCACCGGCAATTATGATGAGCCAAAATCGACTCTCAGAAATTGATCGGCAACAGGCTAATAATGATTTTGAGGTTAATGTAAAGGCAGAGCTGGAAATTGAATTGCTCCATCAAAAAATAGATATGATGAAAGAGAAAGAGCTGTTCGCCTTAACAAAGGCCGTAGAGGCGCTGAGTCAAAAATTTGATAGCTATCGCAAGTAA
- a CDS encoding Txe/YoeB family addiction module toxin — protein MTWNLAYSKYAIKDAKKLSAAGLKDKTQALLDILEVDPLQNPPPYEKLVGDLKGAYSRRINIQHRLVYEIFRKEKTVRILRMWTHYE, from the coding sequence GTGACTTGGAATTTAGCTTATTCCAAATATGCCATTAAGGATGCAAAAAAACTATCTGCCGCTGGCCTTAAAGATAAAACCCAGGCTTTATTGGATATTTTAGAAGTAGATCCCCTACAAAATCCACCGCCTTATGAGAAGTTAGTTGGTGATCTAAAAGGGGCTTACTCACGCAGAATTAATATTCAGCATCGCTTAGTTTATGAAATTTTCCGCAAGGAGAAGACGGTTCGAATCTTAAGAATGTGGACTCACTACGAATAA
- a CDS encoding YeeE/YedE thiosulfate transporter family protein, whose protein sequence is MINPEQTRASSSKGWSPYLAGALVGVLAIVSVYLTTVYMGKSTYLGASTTFVRAAGLAVQVVDPSYVAQNVYYAKEKVVIDWQFLMVIGIFFGALLSSKMDGSFKLESLPPLWEKRFGSSVPKRAVFAFVGGIVAMIGARLADGCPSGHGLSGMMQLSVSSFVALAMFFGFGVIVASFMYRKAS, encoded by the coding sequence ATGATCAATCCAGAACAAACCAGAGCATCTAGCTCTAAAGGTTGGAGTCCCTATTTGGCAGGTGCCTTAGTTGGAGTGCTGGCTATCGTTTCTGTCTATCTGACTACCGTTTATATGGGCAAGTCCACCTACTTAGGAGCATCAACTACTTTTGTTCGCGCGGCAGGTCTAGCAGTTCAAGTGGTAGACCCTAGCTATGTTGCACAAAATGTTTATTACGCAAAAGAAAAAGTTGTTATTGATTGGCAATTTCTCATGGTGATTGGCATCTTTTTTGGCGCATTGCTTTCCTCAAAAATGGATGGCAGTTTTAAGTTAGAAAGCCTGCCACCATTATGGGAAAAACGTTTTGGCTCTTCAGTTCCAAAGCGTGCTGTATTTGCTTTTGTTGGCGGCATCGTGGCAATGATTGGCGCTCGCTTAGCCGATGGCTGTCCTAGTGGACATGGACTGAGCGGCATGATGCAGTTATCAGTAAGTTCTTTTGTCGCATTAGCCATGTTCTTTGGTTTTGGCGTCATCGTCGCAAGCTTCATGTACAGAAAGGCAAGCTAA